Part of the Antedon mediterranea chromosome 6, ecAntMedi1.1, whole genome shotgun sequence genome, taagtaGTAAGCCTACACAATAAATACTTTATCAAATGACGTCGTACAacattgaatattaatattttggttaaaaaaaaactttaaatttgGCCTATAACTTTACTAAAATTATAATAAGCGGATTAGTTAACAAAAAAAGTTGGTGTGCTGAGTGTGTAGAAACATAGCAATGGGAGCTGTCTAAACAAGCTATTGGACCTCTAACCCATTACAACAATAATTCAGTAACTAGTTATAGTAACCCTTTCCTTCATATAAAATTGTAAAGGTAAAACATTGGCAAGAAATGATGGTAAATATCTTCAATTAAACACTACTGACTTATGGTCATACATTTCTAAATTAGATAAATAACTATACAttgaaataacaaaacatataacTATTTTGCAACAAGTTTATATTCTATtctatttaacatatttatctaGGATTACACAATCAGGAAAGAAAAACCTGCTCTACAGTGTGGTCTTGtctttaattcaaaataaattaggaaaaaagtttatttttgtgAAAAGAAATGAACatttattctttaattttgtCCAAAAGTTTTACATTACGGTACAACGTGAACAAATTACCTTCGATTTTACATCTCTTAGGCTACAGACTAGAGATTGGATGTTTCATTTGTAATACAATTCATGAATTCAAAATGTTGACTAACTCAAACAACcaaattattatttgtcatcaGAGGGAGCCTATTCAATTGAAGATTTTCGTcctacaatataggcctacttggtCTAATATAAGATCTAAACTATTGCGTAACCATATCGAAGAAGAACCTTTCGTGGGCGTGTCCAATTCAAGAGGCGTGAATAAAGTGTGGCGTTAGATAGTAAGAGCCTAATTCTAATATCATGAtgatatttaactaaaaatccCCGTATTCTTATTATGAGGCCTTTATACtattcatttaggcctactataggcTTAATTTATATTCGACTTATCCGGTACaatagtaatacagtacaatgttGGGCAGAGGCAGTAAGAAAATACACTGCTCGACGAGCCATAGAAAATgagatttttaatttgtttaaaaaaatgaataggcATACCTCTTTACAGAGAATATAGCTTAATAACAATTTGATTGGCCTAAACAACGTTAGCCTCAGAAGTAGGCCTAGAACGCTCTCTTTTGGGACACCGATATTCAAGGGACATcccaaggggacactttccatAAACGAATGAGTGGCAATTTGTTAACACAATACGGCCAACCCATATCCAGAGGACCCCTAAGGGAAATCGGTGTTGGGTCCGATagcgtccccttaatagagtttTTACTGGATTTCAACAGCCCTTAACTTCATTCGTAATATAAATGTACATATCGATTATATcttgtaaatataaattgattATCGATAGTATAGAAATCATAATGCAGCTGAAAACAGTGCATTGCATATCAATTATTATAGTGTTAATAATTGTTCGATGAAAAATGGAATAAAATTGAACCTAAATTGAATTtggaaatatatatacataagtaGTAAGCCTACACAATAAATACTTTATCAAATGACGTCGTACAacattgaatattaatattttggttaaaaaaaacctttaaatTTGGCCTATAACTTTACTAAAATTATAATAAGCGGATTAGTTAACAAAAAAAGTTGGTGTGCTGAGTGTGTAGAAACATAGCAATGGGAGCTGTCTAAACAAGCTATTGGACCTCTAACCCATTACAACAATAATTCAGTAACTAGTTATAGTAACCCTTTCCTTCATATAAAATTGTAAAGGTAAAACATTGGCAAGAAATGATGGTAAATATCTTCAATTAAACACTACTGACTTATGGTCATACATTTCTAAATTAGATAAATAACTATACAttgaaataacaaaacatataacTATTTTGCAACAAGTTTATATTCTATTCTATCTAACATATTTATCTAGGATTACACAATCAGGAAAGAAAAACCTGCTCTACAGTGTGGTCTTGtctttaattcaaaataaattaggaaaaaagtttatttttgtgAAAAGAAATGAACatttattctttaattttgtCCAAAAGTTTTACATTACGGTACAACGTGAACAAATTACCTTCGATTTTACATCTCTTAGGCTACAGACTAGAGATTGGATGTTTCATTTGTAATACAATTCATGAATTCAAAATGTTGACTAACTCAAACAACcaaattattatttgtcatcaGAGGAAGCCTATTCAATTGAAGATTTTCGTCCTCTAGATCTATGGCATTTTCAAAATGTGATGGATTCATGATATACCTTACTGTAATAGGTAATTATGTAAATCAAAAATGAGTTCACTATTCGAtcgattaattttaaaataactgaaataatattataagcTTATTTAATAATTACGTTTTATTACAATAGTACATAGTTTGTTAAGAAAGACCAGGacaattataaatttttttatcaAATGACGTTATTTTAGCATGGCAAGATAGCATTGGCTAACCACTATTCTCGCACTTCTAGTTTCCCCTTAAACGTATCAATTGTACACCTTATAATAAAGCATAATAATTGCTACACATACGAACAGCTTCACAAACGCCTTTAATTGAAAAGGTCTACAACTAAGAATAGACAATCATTATACAACAATTCAACGTAAACTCCCTTTCTCACTTCCATTGTTTGCGCGCTTTTTAATTGTCACACTCTCGGGTTgtgaaaattaaaacaataaggTTTTTATAAATTGCCAACTGACCAATTAAATTACTCTTAGAGAAGGGAAGCTCCGATCGTTCTGGTTAAATACTGGTCTAATTTGCGATTATGATCATTCGTTACTTGAGTTTGCAACATACACAACCGTGAAAGATCCAGAATATGAAAATGTCAGAGCAGATGAACAACTCACAGAATATGGTTCCATCACCAGACACAACAGTTCACGAACCTGTAGTTTCAGATAGTGTTCCTATCAAAGATGAGGCAGTCGATCTTTCTTATGTTTTACCTAAACTACAAACGGAATCGCCAATTGAACCAAAAGTTAACAAGAGAGCACGTCCACGACCAGACTATATGCGTCATGTAAAATCTCCATTTTCTTACGTCGAGATGATCTCCTACGTTATTGAATCAAATACTGGAACTATGCTGACACTACGAGACATTATCAGTTTATTGTCTAAAACATTTCCTTGTCTTGGCGGCGATTACGTTGGATGGAAGAATAGTGTGCGACATACCTTAAGTATAAACGAATGTTTCACGAAGATCTTACGTCGTCCAGACAGGCCATACGGAAAGGATAATTTTTGGATCATGAACATTGATTGTAGCCATTGTAAATTATCTAGAACTGAAAAGGATTTGGAAATTCGCTACCAGCATTATATAAAGCAAACAGGTGAAACAGACTTTTCAACTCAAAAATTCCAAAGAAGAGCAACACACAAACATAAACGTTCATCTAGTCAGGCTGCTGTACCTCCAGTGAGTCGATCTTACCAATCAATGTATCCTAGCCAAGTTGCAATACCGAACTTTTTACCTGTAATGCACCGATCAGCTCCAATGGATCTTACATCTACTTCGCAAAATAAACGTAAACGACAATTGTTGGACAACGAACCGCTGGATTTAAGTGTGAAAAAATTCAAATCTTCACCTTCACCAACTCCTGATTATTCGTTTGTTAAAGAAGGTTCACCGGCCAGCTCATCAAATGGATCATGTTCACCAGACTTCCGTCGCAGCTACAGCCCTCAATTCATGACAAGGTATAGTCCAGATAGACTTTTATTTCGAAGCGAACTTCACTTTCCTGAAAACGTTGATCGAAGCAGGTTCATGAATAACATGACTGGGCGTATGTACGAGTATGGTCAAGATGGAAGCCTTCAAATGGTTCAAAATATAGGTATGTTTAGTACTTTTTTCTTCTGTCTTCTTATTATCAACTGTCATTTCAATTGGTACTCCACATACCATCCATCTTCAAACATCCTCGTAGTATTATGAATGCGATgttttgtacatgtttttaatattatttgatgATTATTATTCTTGatttgtaattaataaataataattataaatgtacATTTGATCACATTGTTATGTTATTATTGCAATTATgtatgttataatatatttctacagattttttaaacaagttgtgttttttttttcttctttttagaTGACGCTCGAAGACCAATCTACGTTCTAAGCAGTATACCAGCACCAAGCTCAATCCGAGGGATGTTTTCAAGACCTATTTACTAAACTAATTTTTATTCTAAAGGGAATTATATCTTTAAGTATCGATTGTTGATATAAAAAATTCATCAACAAAGATTTGTTCTGCCTCGTGTCACCGCTGTGTcggttttgtttttcttttgcatatttatttatactgaataataataataataataacactaataataacactaatactaacaataataacaataataataataataaaaactttgtttgtttaaaacacattttattgaTACTAATTTAGAAAACAGAATTCAAAAATAAGCATTTGTATTCTTTCTAAAATAGaagatattttattaaatgttatgTTACAATTCATGTACAGTAATGTGTAATTTGTGGTAattcgaaataaaagaaatctaGAAAGTATTTGATTTGTACAGTGTCtattaagattttaaaataaatacgcctaaatgttttttttaataatgtgcATTGCACCTCCGGTATTACTTCACAATAAGGTATGATACCCTTTGATGGtttaataacatttacataattaagTAAGTTATTCCTTTCATAAAGAGAGAATAAGACGCGACTAATTCTTAAACGACAGATAAGCTTATCAGACTATTAAATCTACAAAGCATGACAACAATACAATGGAGAAAAATAAACTCTTTCCCTCCatggtaataggcctacatacaatcGATTCAGACGATCATTCGGATCCTCCAATAAATCGTGACAGAGACATCGTTCACAtgaacaaattatacaaattataactcgcctaattaattttaataattttaaacactttttCAAATATTCCTGGTCCGACTAGAAATGATTAGAAACAACTATAAATATAGCACAACAGTATCTATaccttttaaaacattaaacaaaaaatatttttgtttcaaaagATAGTGGATAAAAGTATCATCTCTGTGTATTATACAAACTTACGGTGCTGTTCGAACATTCTGCTCTAATGCATTCGATTTTCTACGTATCTTACAAAGCTATATCGTTTTCTagtataaatatacatattgttttcgtattataattatcatttttacattatttgattataaagcAATTTTCACAtctaacattttttgtttttatttggcAGTAGGAATGTATTTACACATACTTTAACACATTAATGACTTACAGtatcaaaatgaataaaacataagTTATGTACAGATTATACTTTATGTGTACAAACCGTAACTTTAAGTAAAACAGGAAACgaaaataatttatgaattatttgAGCTAAATCTTCATATCTATAATATCTAGATAGAGGAATGAGCCATTGTGGAGGTACAGTATATCTGATATTGACATTctgaactgttttattattttcccTTAAATTTAGAAAACCCCAGTtctacatatttatttattctttttagtGAAAAAAAAAGAGGACAAGACAAGATCTATCATTGAAAATTGTCACAAAAAGGGCGTGCCTCTCCAACCAAAGGGCGtgaaatgaataaattacaTTCATACTTGTGCAGACGGGCTTGGTAGTAGATAAGCAACTTCAGCTGTTTGTAGAGCCCGTCTGAGGTGTGAATATGTATAATTTGATGAATACTTTTCTCTCCATTTATCGAATATGTTGTCCATAGCATCCACGCTGTTAGTACCAGTCGGAGTGCTTCTACAGTTGTCAATTTCTGCAAGCGTCAACCCTAGATTTATGGCAACTATGAATTGTCTTTTTGGGTAATTGGGGTGACCGTGAAGGTTTCTGGAAAGATCTTGTATCATTTCGGCATCTATATTTGGGTTTAAACCtagaattcaaaataaataaaaaatgtaagttTAAGTTctattatatttaggcctactgttatttttatattttagttggTTAAATATtgttagtaaataaataaatcaattacataaaaataaacttaaaccTTAGAAACAAACACAAGTGAACTTACTTGGTTGCATCTCAGGAATGTCGTATGTGTTTATAGTTCCACCTAAAAAAGTAGAGTACATAAATTTGGTCAATTACACAGCTTGCAGGCGTCTTCCAATCTTCACACAATTAAATTCAGTAGAATCTTTATTAGCGGGATCCAATCTTTATTTTGGGATCCAAAGTTGTCCCTTAATATTGGTGTCTTCTGAATAGGGATTGGCTatattgttaaaacatatacactTTAGTTTAGTTTCACTGAAGGGTTGTACCATATAAATGTTTGTCAATTACAGTTTCCAATATCAAGATATTTAGTTTCTGGTTTGTATGGGAGTGACTTCTCATGACAACATTAGCCAATATCTACACCTACATATTGATATGATGGTTCATTCATATCATTATACTAATAGAAGCcagaagaaaatgtttttttactacacctaaatagttttaaaaaggGGATCACTTCAGTGTACCCCTCCGAAAAACACCAAGCCTGTAGTCTCTGGGTTTGAGGGATTCAACTAACTATCTTAGCTTGTGACGATGTTTGGCCCATTTGTGGAAAAACATTATGGCTAAAGGTTGTACTAAGGGAGTTACCTTACCATTAcagaaatgtaaaaaaaaaatcaccccTTACTCATTAATTCGTACATAAGCCTATGGTAACCTAATTTGCAGAGATTGTCAACAATTGGTTTAATCTGAATTTTCTCATAACATAGCTGTACAAGAAACCGGTAAGCGATTTCTTCTTTAGAAAATGTTACAGAAGCATCGCCTGTTGTATGTAAATTCCTCTGTAATTTATCTGCCAGCTCTTGAATTTTCCTTGATACTTCTTTATAAATTAAAGGTACATCACTTATACAGAATTCTCCATCTGGGAAAAAAgcaataaaaaagacaatactaAGCCTGTCACTGTGAACAGTCCATCTTTTtactttgttattattattaaataacatcattgatattatatttaatatgtattatataaaatatgtattatataaaatatgtaatttttgtATATCTTACACAATTTTAGGTTTGTCGAATTGATTAGTTTCATgaggaaaaaaaaagtttttaaataaatgaaatgaacaaatactgtaagtattacaagtattttaaaaacaataatcaattaaattgaCTTTAAAACGTTACCTTCTAAAAAATCAAGTcaaattataaatatgtttattcaaatcatgttgatataaagtttgcggtacaccacatgtattagttctgaaaagaactgttgagtttctcgacgtttcaatatgctttgatcgtcctcaggcgTGAGAATCATAATGCGAAAATATGATTTGAAcaatgttttgtaaaaataatgatgaaatgaggtctcatttattttaacatattttattgataatgaGTGGGATAATAAAGTTCTGAATTTTTCGGTTAATAAAAGGGACTTACCTCTAAGATACCTTTCTGTACGTTGAATTTTTCTCAACCAgtctttgtttttgttcaaaCATTTATAGATACACAAGATTGTCAGTGTAACAACAGCTGCAATGACCGAACTGAAGATACCCAGCAAAGGTAGACGGATTTCGTTTTTTAATTCTGTTAATTCTACAAGATTTAAAAAATTAGTAGATACATCAAGTAAGGTACATTGTTAAATTCCATGATTAAATTAATCACTTGTAAGTATAATTAATAACtacttttaataaatgttttaatgaccaaCCTTAATCCTATTGTTTCAAATTGTAAATTGTtagaattatatatatatttttttataaatttgtatattgCCATTTTATGATCTTTTAAATGCTCATTTTATAATGATAACAATGTtcaaaattttatttcatttttgcaataacaacaaataaatagtagaataattgtgtattaaaaaaaatacacaattaGACCGCAATAGTTTagttaattaatattgattataattgaAGGCAAGAACATTTGATGAGCAAGGACACTTATCTGGTTATCATGGAGGTGATCCATGATTCAACAATTTGATAGGGCTAGGCTCGGATGGATAATAAAAGCCAAACTTATTATAAAGAGCATGGGCTGCTCTGTTGCCATGGCTGGCTTCAAATGTACCACTATTTAATATAGAACTTACGTTTTTGGGTGTAAGCACACAAAAGGTCATTCTCAGCTTCTATCTGACACTGTAATATTGGTCCATCAGGGTTACTAACGTAACCCTTATAAGTACACGGTGAACACTTCATGCATTGCTTGTAATGGTGATCATAATAGCAGCCTCGTTTAAGACACCATTCTCTATCCCATTCTGCGTtgtagtttgttttatttttgtcacacatattctaaaatatttattggtttAGTTCATGTATTTTATGTAAATCTGAATGGATGCTATGATAGTAGTGGCATCTGCAGTGGTCAGAGAGAGTGGGGCTATGTTGGGATAAGGATGCCACTATTTTTCGAAGTGGATGTTAATAGTGTGATAGAATGAggaggctctgtctacactatcaaactgtatgtgacaaaaaatgtgatgtgcccatatatggacttgatgatgtcatatcactaccatatttgggtatatcactaccatatttaggcatcacatttttttgtttgatataattttgtagacagagcttaagcagaTGAATAATTAGTAGCCATACATGTTTTGGGTTTCAATGAAGAGAGCTGTTTAAGAAGACCATAATGATTTTATAATGTTCATGATTATacaatatcataattaacctTTTTTTGGAGGGGGCCATagcaaaggatttttttttgtattttcccctctctataatttaattattaaattattcttaagagaaataaatgttactttgattgattaactAATTGAAAAGCAAACCATTTATTCCAATGCCTATAAAtattaccaatttatttaaaaaaaatatatattttaaataactaAACAAACCTGTGAGGAGGATAGGTGTACAGATAAAATCAACAAGAGCACTGCTTGAACAAATTGAGAAAGCATCGGAACACACCTATTAAATTGAACCACAGGCAATTAGGCCATAACAATATATTGGATTTAGTTTGTATCATGATTTCATTAATATTAACtagaaaatgttattattaaatataaaactggcaaaacaacaatatcacattaatttgtaattgtgaatgttgattttttatttaggcttaaataaaaaaaggaaaattaatttgtaaaataaaatgtttgaatatattaaaatataattttattattttataataatcacAAATATGCAATTGGTTTATGTAGAAAGAAAATAGGCATACAGATGGAACTAGTGACATGCCATAGGCATTCCCTACAGCGTAGGATGAAAATGCACTTTTTTTGCACGAAGGCCTTGATCCTCAAGAGGGCTAACCTGGATGGGGATAGCCTACAGTACTACCACAATCTTCAGCTTCTAAGAgccttagctaggcctagcctctagctAGGGGCCTAGCTTTGCCTACGTTATGTCGCAGAAAAAGGCACAAATagaatcattatttattaattagattACTGTACTATATTCTATTAATATCTAACGTATTAAAAGTGAAAGTCTTACTTCATACAGTTAGAAAAGGGGAAATTTAAGTCGGTTTTGTCAGAAGAGATTACTTCCTCCtcttgaatataaaattactcAAGTCTGATAACGTTTCCTACCGGTGTTAAACGGTTGAGATGCGTTTATAACTACAATAAACACAGGCAGACTGGTGATAGATGACGCAAACTACTCCCCTTTAACGCTAGGGGAATTTCCCTTTTTTCTACCATGAGGTAATAAGTTATAAATAGCAATCTTGTCACGTGTTGTCATTATGACGTTTTATAAtataaggctgacagttttaatatttttgtaaactcgactaataataattgtatataggcctatattggggtgtcacgaaacctaagaccacgaaagctaagaccccctaagacctaagatcacgaaagctaagacccaagacctaagattacaaattctaagatatactacagcttaaaaacaatacttgtttatccatacataattttaaacacagtaggtttcatttattaccataaatataatttaatactaccgcaaaacatagataaactcacattattttcgcccgttgaataaatgtatattttttctttacaacaaacaaacttgacgggttgtttgttggtatatatttactccaatgtgttggttcagaggatgtttttcttacgcacctccctttcttgtattttgactccaaatttgttgactaactttatcctgaataccacacttttaaattaggacttataagtactttcagaaggagaaacacataataacaaataaataaatccttttaaattgatgattttacagacgtgtttctttgtatactgtaatgtaactcctcgagctccccccatgctcaatgtttttgtttctatggagcgccaaaagagcaacaataatagtacaagtataaaaacagaaagaaaacgaaacaaaaaaacttatcataatttttaagttaaaatttatttgccagtatttatttcttcgtacatactattatcattacaattttaattttacattgttccatccacactgtagatggactccaccgagttttcagccctctatataatttttgctcttttgacgttccatagaaacaaaaacattgaacatggggtaggcctacttctagtgtgctgtaggctagtcattttgtgtgcgagaaaaacgtctgtaaaatcatcaatttaaaaatgtatttgttactttttatgtgattctttttcatgaaagtgccaattctaaggtgtggtattcagtataaatgttgggagttaaaatacaaggcaggtgcgaaagataaatatttgtaatcttaggtcttgggtcttagctttcgtgatcttaggtcttagggggtcttagctttcgtggtcttaggtttcgtgacacccgccTATATTGCGTACAACTGAGGGACTAGTGGTGTtccaccgtaccacgccgaggaatcgagtttgaacaataccagtGCCCattggtctaatggttaggacatggttccgggttcgaatctcggttggggcgactttttctcattctcacagatttccttagAATTAgaattaattattgtgtttttatatgtaaatcaattgtttttgtaagaaatattgcTTGTTATACTATGTTACTacaattaaattgtttacagAAAGCTTCTATTCTATTCGGGTCAAAGTAGTTAATGTTTTAACGTGGCAGCTGGTGTCTGGCGGGGGACCACTATGTGCCACATAATAGCCTACTATGAACCCCGTAGTCACAAATAAAGAGTAAAATAAacgataataggcctacacgtgAACAATAATGTTAACTATTGATAAATCaacaaaacatcttttttttatattggttATCATAAATAGTTATCACAGAAGAGATGTAAAtgtttatacatttaatttcttttaatatAAAGCATATGCATTTACATAATATTTTCACATTGTATGTAAATCAATCAATGACGATTAACGGAACATACGTATAAAAATTAACGGACCAAAGCTGTTTTTTATAGCCATGATACCACTATGAATCCTATTTTACTAAATACGATACAAATACGTATATTTTAATACCACCGTACCTTAACTCAAGCAGAGTAAAATCAACAACAATGTATTTGATCCAAACAAATACACACAAAAGAAAAACTGTAAACAATGTGAATGGATCAGGAGACTTGCAATGGCCGCTAACATGAAAGCCACTATATAAAAGCACGTctttataatactatttataatatttgtttatacacAACTTTAGAATTAAGTAAGCCACCAAtgtgtatgtaggcctacattattaggcctac contains:
- the LOC140050857 gene encoding uncharacterized protein isoform X3, whose amino-acid sequence is MKCVPMLSQFVQAVLLLILSVHLSSSQNMCDKNKTNYNAEWDREWCLKRGCYYDHHYKQCMKCSPCTYKGYVSNPDGPILQCQIEAENDLLCAYTQKQLTELKNEIRLPLLGIFSSVIAAVVTLTILCIYKCLNKNKDWLRKIQRTERYLRDGEFCISDVPLIYKEVSRKIQELADKLQRNLHTTGDASVTFSKEEIAYRFLVQLCGTINTYDIPEMQPSLNPNIDAEMIQDLSRNLHGHPNYPKRQFIVAINLGLTLAEIDNCRSTPTGTNSVDAMDNIFDKWREKYSSNYTYSHLRRALQTAEVAYLLPSPSAQV
- the LOC140050857 gene encoding uncharacterized protein isoform X1, encoding MKCVPMLSQFVQAVLLLILSVHLSSSQNMCDKNKTNYNAEWDREWCLKRGCYYDHHYKQCMKCSPCTYKGYVSNPDGPILQCQIEAENDLLCAYTQKQLTELKNEIRLPLLGIFSSVIAAVVTLTILCIYKCLNKNKDWLRKIQRTERYLRDGEFCISDVPLIYKEVSRKIQELADKLQRNLHTTGDASVTFSKEEIAYRFLVQLCYEKIQIKPIVDNLCKLGYHRLMYELMSGTINTYDIPEMQPSLNPNIDAEMIQDLSRNLHGHPNYPKRQFIVAINLGLTLAEIDNCRSTPTGTNSVDAMDNIFDKWREKYSSNYTYSHLRRALQTAEVAYLLPSPSAQV
- the LOC140050857 gene encoding uncharacterized protein isoform X2, whose amino-acid sequence is MLSQFVQAVLLLILSVHLSSSQNMCDKNKTNYNAEWDREWCLKRGCYYDHHYKQCMKCSPCTYKGYVSNPDGPILQCQIEAENDLLCAYTQKQLTELKNEIRLPLLGIFSSVIAAVVTLTILCIYKCLNKNKDWLRKIQRTERYLRDGEFCISDVPLIYKEVSRKIQELADKLQRNLHTTGDASVTFSKEEIAYRFLVQLCYEKIQIKPIVDNLCKLGYHRLMYELMSGTINTYDIPEMQPSLNPNIDAEMIQDLSRNLHGHPNYPKRQFIVAINLGLTLAEIDNCRSTPTGTNSVDAMDNIFDKWREKYSSNYTYSHLRRALQTAEVAYLLPSPSAQV